GAAATTGGCTAAATTAACGGCAGATGCACGCAGATAAACGCAGATAAAGACAGAAGGAGAAAAATGAAATAACTAGTGGGGCTACCCGCAACTGTCAATTCATCAGTCGCGCCTGCTGTCGAGGATCGTGGAATTTGGTGTAAGTCCTGTCAGAGCTAGAAAACTGAAAAGCTTCTGAAAAACTTTTCCCTCTACTAACCGCGATCCTCGACAAAATAACTAACAAGCAATCGTTATTAAACGCTTGCTACGATATCAAATCCTAAGATGTGCCTTACTGGATCTACTTGGCTAAGATCGGGGAAACTATTAGTAGGATACGGATTCATTCCGTAAGTATTTACTGATAGTTTTTTGCCATCAGCACTTACATCAAGAGTGACATAATTAAAGGTATCCGGTGAATAAAAATCTACAGGCTGACGCAATGTATTTGCATTAGGATCGCCTTCGCGGAAAACATTTTGTAATCCGGGGAAGTTGGGATCTAAACCTAATGGATCGACCCCTTTTGCTTGCTGTTGTGCCACAATGCCATCAGCTAAAGATTTAATGTTCTCAAAACTGTGGTTATTAATTAAACCAGGGCCAAAAGCTGCCATTGGGCCAGCAACAATTGTCAACGCATTGGGTACGCGAACGCGAGCGCCTGTTACCGGATCTGTATAAGTTAATTCGTTAATTCGATTTTCGTGATCGTCAGTAGTCAGGAAGACGACATTATCGATTTTGTTATCGGCAATAAACTTGAGTAAATCGTTACGTTCGGCGCGATAACCTCCAATCCAAGTTTTACCTGTATCTAAGGGGATAATTTTATTTCCACTGGTGCTGGCATTTTCATCAATTGGTGTGGAAATAGCCACCATTTTCCAGGTAACACCATCATTTTTAGCTTGGAGGAGTGTTTGTTTAAGCCAATCAAGTTGAGTAGCTCCCAACATTGTGCGATCGGGATTATCTGCACGAGAACCAACATCATCGACAATTCTACCCTCAGCGTTGGTTCTTCTCATCCGAATATCTCGGTAAGAGCGATCGTCAACGTTCACGAAAAGCGCATTTGCTCCCCACGGCTGAGCAAAATATTGTTGTAGAGTACCATCAGTGCGAGGATCGTTGGGAGCCGAAATGATTTTTTCCCGGATAGGTTGATATTCTTGATAAGGTCGTAATACTGATTGATATCCGGGTGTTTTATTAATAAAAGTGCCAGTTGTATTGGCATCGTAAATCGGATTTGTAGGATCTACGCCTGCACCCGCTGGCGTTCCTGCTGGCGCTCCACCATTAGCAAATTGTTTATCTCCCAATTCGTGATTATCTAACAGTGTATAGTTCCCTTGAGCAGCATAAAACGATCTCAATCCTGGGAAACCATTGGGTGTAACGGGTAATAAATTCTCCAGGTATTTACGGCGATAATCAGCTAAAGCTTGCGCGGGATCTGCAAAAGGATCGGCAGTTGCTGGAGATATACCTACACCAGTAGTTGTATTACCGCTTGGTGTTTCGTAAATTGTATCTCCCAAATAAACAAAAAAGTCCAAATTCAGTCGATCGAAATCTTTAATTAAAGGATAGGGTCGCCACTCACCCGCAGTATCTGCGCTAAAAGCCATGCGGAGAGGTGCTTGCTCGGTTTTATTGGGTGCAGTTTTAAATGTTCCGACTGGACTAGCTTCTCCTCCCGGTGCTAAAAATCGATAGTAGTAGCGCGTATTACTCTGCAAAAATGTGTTATCTAATTTGGCAGTGTAATCGCGATCGGGATTAGTTTTAGTCAGTAATGTGCTTTGGATGCCGTTAAATTGCGGATCGGTGGCAACTTGCACGATTAAATCCGTAGCTTTGCCTTGGTTAGTGCTAGGATCGGCGGTGCGCGTCCACAGAATCGCGCTATTTTCGGTGGCATCGCCCGCTGCTACAGCATTGAAGAATATGTCAGTTTTAAGATTACCGACGCGACCTTCTTTCAAACCATAATTAACGAAATGTTGTAATCCTTGTTGGTAGTTGAAATCAGCATTTTGTAAATCTTGGTTGTTTGCCAGGTAATAACTAGCGCTGAAAAACTGCGAGGAAGCACGTCCTTCCTTGATGCCAAATTGTTGGAAATGTTCGTATAATTGTTGGTTGTTGAGATTAGCTGCTACTAAATCAGGATTAACTGTCCGATAGTAATCTAGATCGAAAGCAGGAGAAAATTTTCTGCCTTCCTTTAAGCCAAATTGTTCAAAGTGTTGTAATGCTTGGTATCTATTTCCTTGGTAGGCTGTATTTACATCGGAATTGTTTTGCAAATAGAAATCTGCATCGAAGAACTCGCTAAATTTTCTCTTTTCATTGATGCCATTTATTTTTAAATGTTCTAAGGCTTTTAATTTATCGCCTTGGAAAGCTGCATTTACGTCTCCATTAGTAGCTAAATAAAAGTCCAAGTTGACAAATTGCGAAAATTTACGTCCTTCCTCTACACCATAATTTTGGAGGTGTTCTAATGCTTGTTCTCTAGAATTACTGCTAAAAGCACTGCGTAAATCACCATAGTTAGATAAATAAAAATCTAAATCTACAAGTGCCGAAAATTTACGTCCTTCTCGAATCCCATTGGTTTGTAAATGGTTGAAAAGCTGGCTATTGTTAAAACTTGCTAAGTCAGAATTATCAGCTTTGTAGAAGTTTAAGTCTACAAAAGGAGAGAATAACCGATTTTCGTTCAATCCAAAATTTTGGAAATGCGATAAAGCTTCGGTATCATTTAAGCCAACTAAGTCTGGGTTGGCAACACGATAAAAGTTGGGGTCAAATAAGTTAACTGTCATAAATCTCTTTTCCGCTCAGTTTTA
This genomic stretch from Leptolyngbyaceae cyanobacterium harbors:
- a CDS encoding alkaline phosphatase D family protein, giving the protein MTVNLFDPNFYRVANPDLVGLNDTEALSHFQNFGLNENRLFSPFVDLNFYKADNSDLASFNNSQLFNHLQTNGIREGRKFSALVDLDFYLSNYGDLRSAFSSNSREQALEHLQNYGVEEGRKFSQFVNLDFYLATNGDVNAAFQGDKLKALEHLKINGINEKRKFSEFFDADFYLQNNSDVNTAYQGNRYQALQHFEQFGLKEGRKFSPAFDLDYYRTVNPDLVAANLNNQQLYEHFQQFGIKEGRASSQFFSASYYLANNQDLQNADFNYQQGLQHFVNYGLKEGRVGNLKTDIFFNAVAAGDATENSAILWTRTADPSTNQGKATDLIVQVATDPQFNGIQSTLLTKTNPDRDYTAKLDNTFLQSNTRYYYRFLAPGGEASPVGTFKTAPNKTEQAPLRMAFSADTAGEWRPYPLIKDFDRLNLDFFVYLGDTIYETPSGNTTTGVGISPATADPFADPAQALADYRRKYLENLLPVTPNGFPGLRSFYAAQGNYTLLDNHELGDKQFANGGAPAGTPAGAGVDPTNPIYDANTTGTFINKTPGYQSVLRPYQEYQPIREKIISAPNDPRTDGTLQQYFAQPWGANALFVNVDDRSYRDIRMRRTNAEGRIVDDVGSRADNPDRTMLGATQLDWLKQTLLQAKNDGVTWKMVAISTPIDENASTSGNKIIPLDTGKTWIGGYRAERNDLLKFIADNKIDNVVFLTTDDHENRINELTYTDPVTGARVRVPNALTIVAGPMAAFGPGLINNHSFENIKSLADGIVAQQQAKGVDPLGLDPNFPGLQNVFREGDPNANTLRQPVDFYSPDTFNYVTLDVSADGKKLSVNTYGMNPYPTNSFPDLSQVDPVRHILGFDIVASV